A window of Acinetobacter sp. TR3 contains these coding sequences:
- a CDS encoding class I SAM-dependent methyltransferase produces the protein MKDLFSEQSELYQQARPSYPKLMIEALLAQIKTPVHAWDCGAGSGQLTQLLAPYFQDVIATDLSQNQLDQAPRFANVQYLQQAAEDTIFPNQYFDFITVAQAIHWFDFEKFYAEVKRTLKPDGIFAVIGYGLLQLEDIELNQKIIQLYTETLNGFWDAERSYIDEHYQSIPFPFDEIIMPSFQIDLAWTGQQLWDYLNTWSAIKHYQKQLNLNPLDSLKQIILSQHTINVSFPILLRVGRLPASK, from the coding sequence ATGAAAGACTTATTTTCTGAGCAGAGTGAACTTTATCAACAAGCACGTCCAAGTTATCCCAAACTGATGATTGAAGCGCTATTGGCACAGATCAAAACACCTGTACATGCATGGGATTGTGGCGCAGGCTCAGGACAACTGACGCAGTTGCTTGCACCATATTTTCAAGATGTGATTGCCACAGATCTCAGTCAAAATCAGCTCGATCAAGCTCCTAGATTTGCTAATGTGCAGTATTTACAGCAAGCCGCAGAGGATACGATTTTCCCTAATCAATATTTTGACTTTATTACAGTGGCTCAAGCCATTCATTGGTTCGATTTTGAAAAGTTTTATGCTGAAGTCAAACGAACATTAAAACCAGATGGTATTTTTGCGGTGATTGGTTATGGCTTGTTGCAACTTGAAGATATCGAGCTAAATCAGAAAATCATTCAGCTCTATACCGAGACTTTAAATGGTTTTTGGGATGCTGAGCGAAGCTATATTGATGAGCACTATCAAAGTATTCCATTTCCGTTTGATGAAATCATTATGCCTAGTTTTCAGATCGACCTGGCATGGACAGGGCAGCAATTGTGGGATTATCTAAATACATGGTCTGCGATCAAACATTATCAGAAACAGCTCAATCTGAATCCATTGGACAGTTTAAAGCAGATTATTTTGAGTCAGCACACGATTAATGTTTCATTTCCTATTTTGTTGAGAGTGGGGCGGTTGCCAGCATCGAAATAA
- a CDS encoding GNAT family N-acetyltransferase, with product MPITVHAYSSLDNLGIRTQLERLYDTSPEFGDGQDAMEQLAQNLQQYTTVYTAEFNTKIIGAIWATGQGESRVLEYIVVHPSNRGRGVAERLVEEVCRMEEEQGVKQFEPGCGAIHRCLSHLGKI from the coding sequence ATGCCTATTACCGTACATGCTTACAGTTCTCTAGATAATCTAGGAATTCGTACTCAGCTCGAGCGACTCTACGATACCAGCCCAGAGTTTGGTGATGGGCAAGATGCAATGGAGCAACTTGCACAAAATCTACAACAATATACCACAGTTTATACTGCTGAATTTAACACCAAAATTATAGGTGCAATTTGGGCAACAGGACAAGGTGAAAGCCGAGTTTTGGAATATATTGTGGTACATCCGTCTAACCGTGGACGTGGAGTTGCAGAACGCCTAGTTGAAGAAGTTTGCCGTATGGAAGAGGAACAAGGTGTAAAGCAATTTGAGCCAGGCTGTGGTGCAATTCATCGTTGTTTATCGCATTTGGGCAAAATCTAG
- the hisB gene encoding imidazoleglycerol-phosphate dehydratase HisB — protein MTQRISEVVRNTNETKIRVRLNLDGTGQGTLNTGVPFLDHMIDQIKRHGLFDIDIHCDGDLEIDDHHTVEDCGITLGQAFAQALGDKKGLRRYGHFYAPLDEALSRVVVDLSGRPGLFMDIPFTRARIGTFDVDLFSEFFQGFVNHALMTLHIDNLKGKNSHHQIESVFKALARALRMACEIDPRAENTIASTKGSL, from the coding sequence ATGACGCAACGTATCAGTGAAGTGGTAAGAAATACCAACGAAACCAAAATTCGAGTTCGTCTCAATCTCGATGGTACAGGTCAAGGCACACTGAACACTGGAGTTCCATTTTTAGACCATATGATTGATCAAATCAAGCGCCATGGTCTATTTGATATCGATATTCATTGCGATGGCGATCTAGAAATTGATGATCACCACACAGTTGAAGATTGTGGAATCACCTTGGGGCAAGCCTTTGCACAAGCTTTAGGTGATAAAAAAGGCTTACGTCGTTATGGGCATTTTTATGCACCATTAGATGAAGCACTTTCTCGTGTTGTTGTTGATCTATCAGGTCGCCCAGGCTTGTTTATGGACATTCCATTTACTCGCGCTCGCATTGGAACATTCGATGTCGACTTATTTTCAGAGTTTTTCCAAGGTTTTGTCAATCATGCATTAATGACATTGCATATTGATAACTTGAAAGGCAAAAATAGTCATCACCAGATTGAAAGTGTCTTTAAAGCATTAGCTCGTGCATTACGTATGGCATGTGAGATTGATCCACGCGCAGAAAATACCATTGCTTCAACAAAAGGTAGCCTGTAA
- the hisH gene encoding imidazole glycerol phosphate synthase subunit HisH has product MTRIALLDYGMGNLHSAAKALEHVGATVDVTNDPKLIAKADKIVFPGVGAMRDCMQGMHEAGIDEVVRQAAFNKPVLAICVGMQALLQSSEENGGVDALGIFEGVVKHFPEIPNLKVPHMGWNQVHQLDPSHPMWNNIEQDARFYFVHSYYVEPKDSAITAATCDYGVNFCTAIHKDNLFATQFHPEKSHTAGLQLLKNFVEWKI; this is encoded by the coding sequence ATGACGCGTATTGCTTTACTTGATTATGGTATGGGTAATTTGCACTCTGCAGCAAAAGCTTTAGAACATGTCGGTGCAACAGTTGATGTGACCAATGACCCAAAGCTGATCGCCAAAGCAGATAAAATTGTATTTCCTGGTGTGGGTGCAATGCGTGATTGTATGCAAGGCATGCATGAAGCAGGCATTGATGAAGTAGTACGTCAAGCAGCATTTAACAAGCCTGTTTTAGCAATTTGCGTAGGGATGCAAGCACTACTACAAAGCTCTGAAGAAAATGGTGGCGTAGATGCTTTGGGTATTTTTGAGGGTGTTGTTAAACACTTTCCTGAAATTCCAAACTTAAAAGTACCTCACATGGGCTGGAATCAAGTCCATCAATTAGATCCAAGCCATCCAATGTGGAACAACATTGAACAAGATGCGCGTTTCTATTTTGTGCATAGTTATTATGTTGAACCAAAAGATTCTGCCATCACTGCGGCAACCTGTGATTATGGCGTGAATTTCTGTACCGCGATTCACAAAGACAATTTGTTCGCGACCCAATTCCATCCTGAGAAAAGTCATACGGCTGGTTTACAGTTGTTAAAAAACTTTGTTGAGTGGAAGATCTAA
- a CDS encoding DUF805 domain-containing protein, whose protein sequence is MNSSIQQTIADNPLRPLGRFSRLSYLGWSFMMTLIFLIIAIIPLIFSASLLDKNTSEGANTVSIIFILTLSLITLTFYYLSIVFMIRRLHDCNRSAWLALLIIVPVINLFFILYLLCAKGTEGPNNFGPVRETKGWEKVLGLISAVLFPLSMVANILMWMASMSAPH, encoded by the coding sequence ATGAATTCATCTATTCAACAAACAATCGCTGATAACCCTTTGCGCCCACTAGGTCGTTTTAGTCGACTGTCCTATTTGGGATGGTCATTTATGATGACGCTTATCTTTTTAATTATTGCGATCATTCCTCTTATTTTTTCAGCAAGCTTGTTGGATAAAAATACATCCGAAGGAGCTAACACTGTAAGCATAATCTTTATACTAACACTCAGTCTAATTACTCTTACTTTTTACTATCTTTCAATTGTTTTCATGATTCGTCGCCTGCATGACTGCAATCGAAGTGCGTGGTTGGCATTATTGATCATCGTCCCTGTCATCAATTTATTTTTTATTCTCTATTTATTATGTGCCAAAGGTACAGAAGGTCCTAATAATTTTGGACCAGTTCGAGAAACCAAGGGTTGGGAAAAAGTTTTAGGTTTAATTAGTGCCGTTTTATTCCCCCTAAGTATGGTTGCCAACATTTTAATGTGGATGGCATCAATGTCTGCTCCTCATTAG
- a CDS encoding 3'-5' exonuclease, producing MEMQQATALLSKEQIRTLPAFQNLSAENILVIQTLEQCMAIQTELHALAVFGFDTESKPTFKVGEKSTGPHLIQLSTHEKAYLFQVKPDILNFLKPILENEHQLKVGFGLKNDVSSFRRKGIEPKSLIELSKSFSSFGYNTQVGVQTAIALLFQRYFVKNKKISTSNWSVKQLSPQQINYAAADAYAALLIYQYLYHQQLLPPQIQQQIVRILQGSADKA from the coding sequence ATGGAAATGCAGCAAGCAACAGCGCTTTTAAGCAAAGAACAAATCCGTACATTACCTGCATTTCAAAACCTAAGTGCTGAAAATATTTTAGTGATTCAAACACTCGAACAATGCATGGCAATTCAAACTGAACTTCACGCCCTTGCTGTGTTCGGATTTGATACCGAATCTAAACCGACCTTCAAAGTCGGTGAGAAATCTACAGGCCCCCATTTAATTCAACTTTCAACACATGAAAAAGCCTATCTGTTCCAAGTAAAGCCTGACATTCTTAATTTCTTAAAGCCTATTTTAGAAAATGAACATCAACTCAAAGTTGGTTTTGGTTTAAAAAATGATGTGAGTAGTTTTCGCCGTAAAGGGATTGAACCCAAATCACTGATTGAACTTTCCAAGAGTTTTTCGAGTTTTGGTTATAACACTCAAGTCGGTGTACAAACTGCGATTGCTCTACTTTTCCAACGCTATTTTGTCAAAAACAAAAAAATCAGCACTTCAAACTGGTCTGTCAAACAGCTAAGTCCTCAACAAATCAATTATGCTGCCGCTGATGCTTATGCTGCATTGTTGATATACCAATACCTATATCATCAGCAGTTACTACCTCCTCAAATTCAACAACAAATAGTAAGAATACTTCAAGGTTCAGCAGACAAGGCTTAG
- the hisA gene encoding 1-(5-phosphoribosyl)-5-[(5-phosphoribosylamino)methylideneamino]imidazole-4-carboxamide isomerase — protein sequence MLIIPAIDLKDGKCVRLKQGRMEDDTVFSDDPVATAQHWVDEGARRLHLVDLNGAFAGTPIHKPVVEAIARAQPELPIQIGGGIRSLETIEHYLEAGVSFVIIGTKAVKEPEFVEEACKRFAGHIIVGIDAINGMVATDGWANVTDVKATDLAKRFADAGVSSIVYTDIARDGMMQGVNVEQTVHLAQYSGLPVIASGGVTNLDDVRNLKGQQGILGAITGRAIYEGTLNLREAQLLLDDNRL from the coding sequence ATGCTAATCATCCCTGCAATTGACCTGAAAGATGGTAAATGTGTTCGTTTAAAACAAGGTCGCATGGAAGACGATACCGTTTTCTCTGATGATCCTGTCGCAACTGCACAACACTGGGTTGATGAAGGCGCACGTCGTTTACATTTAGTTGATTTAAATGGTGCTTTTGCAGGTACGCCAATTCATAAACCTGTGGTGGAAGCGATTGCACGCGCACAGCCAGAACTTCCAATTCAAATTGGTGGTGGTATTCGTTCACTAGAAACGATTGAGCACTATTTGGAAGCGGGTGTATCTTTTGTGATTATTGGCACAAAGGCAGTAAAAGAGCCTGAGTTTGTTGAAGAGGCGTGCAAACGCTTTGCAGGTCATATCATTGTCGGTATTGATGCCATCAATGGTATGGTTGCGACGGATGGCTGGGCAAATGTCACTGACGTGAAAGCAACTGATTTGGCAAAACGTTTTGCTGATGCTGGTGTTTCAAGCATTGTCTATACCGATATTGCACGTGATGGCATGATGCAAGGCGTCAACGTTGAGCAAACTGTTCATTTAGCACAATACTCTGGCTTACCTGTGATCGCTTCAGGTGGTGTAACCAATCTAGATGATGTTCGCAACTTAAAAGGTCAGCAAGGCATTTTAGGTGCAATTACAGGTCGCGCAATTTATGAAGGCACATTAAACCTTCGTGAAGCACAGCTCTTGTTGGATGACAATCGCCTGTAA
- a CDS encoding helix-turn-helix domain-containing protein, translated as MSQAETVLQYVGKNIRYFRDQSQLSQQELADRAGVSRRTIAALETGQVNISLAKLDAIAAVLAVDFKRIVSAPELSESAIVDTLAWHGKDQDSHARLLAAVPTHTQTELWRWSLAVGEVYCAEADSKDWQELIYVLEGELSLEFENETRVICAGQSILFKSDVLYRYVNRGTCVLKFIRNVLY; from the coding sequence ATGAGCCAAGCTGAAACTGTTCTGCAATATGTAGGAAAAAATATTCGTTATTTCCGAGATCAATCACAACTCAGCCAACAAGAGTTAGCGGATCGTGCTGGTGTGAGTCGGCGTACTATTGCTGCCTTGGAAACAGGCCAAGTGAATATTAGTTTAGCTAAATTAGATGCGATTGCTGCTGTTCTGGCTGTCGATTTTAAACGTATTGTGAGCGCCCCTGAGCTAAGTGAATCGGCTATTGTGGATACGCTTGCTTGGCACGGAAAAGATCAAGATAGTCATGCTAGGCTTTTGGCTGCTGTACCAACACATACCCAAACTGAGTTATGGCGGTGGTCACTTGCAGTGGGAGAGGTGTATTGTGCTGAAGCTGATTCAAAGGATTGGCAAGAACTTATTTATGTTTTAGAGGGTGAATTAAGCCTTGAATTTGAAAATGAAACTCGTGTGATTTGTGCAGGTCAGTCGATTCTTTTTAAAAGTGATGTGCTTTATCGTTATGTTAATCGTGGCACATGCGTATTAAAATTTATTCGTAATGTTCTGTATTAA
- a CDS encoding DMT family transporter codes for MCNILHYHIRFVVVTTLSQSPKAAQFALIFITMIWGGTFLAVQYVLNFSSPMFFVGCRFAVAALAILLISIKSMRGLTLKEILAGTAIGIVIAIGYGTQTIALQTILSSESAFLTALYVPLVPILMWVIFQKRPSLMTWLGTALAFTGLVLLTGNGISNISLSYGQTLTLICAFVIALEIILIGYFAGKVNLRRVTVIQLAVASFLSFASMPLVGEHNIPSFSWQLSILVISLGLASALIQFVMNWAQRMVDPTRAAIIYAGEPVWAGVFGRIAGERLPLLALFGGCLVVLGVLVSELKFKILEKKKES; via the coding sequence ATGTGCAATATATTGCACTACCATATTAGGTTTGTTGTTGTGACAACTTTATCTCAATCTCCCAAAGCAGCTCAATTTGCACTTATTTTCATTACCATGATTTGGGGTGGAACTTTTCTAGCGGTGCAATACGTCTTGAATTTTAGTAGTCCCATGTTTTTTGTGGGCTGTCGTTTTGCTGTTGCAGCTTTAGCCATCTTGCTCATTTCAATCAAATCAATGCGTGGATTAACTTTAAAAGAAATACTTGCAGGAACGGCAATTGGTATCGTGATTGCGATTGGTTATGGCACCCAAACCATTGCATTACAAACGATTTTAAGTAGTGAATCTGCTTTTTTAACCGCACTGTATGTGCCTCTTGTCCCAATTTTAATGTGGGTTATTTTCCAAAAAAGACCTTCTCTGATGACATGGTTAGGAACTGCACTCGCTTTTACTGGATTAGTGCTTTTAACTGGAAATGGCATCTCCAATATCAGTTTAAGCTATGGACAAACACTGACCTTAATTTGTGCCTTTGTGATTGCGCTAGAAATTATTTTGATTGGTTATTTCGCAGGAAAAGTTAATTTAAGACGAGTCACAGTTATTCAATTGGCTGTTGCATCATTCTTATCATTTGCCAGTATGCCATTGGTTGGCGAACATAATATTCCTAGTTTTTCATGGCAATTAAGCATTCTAGTGATTAGTTTGGGTTTAGCCAGTGCACTGATTCAATTTGTAATGAATTGGGCGCAACGAATGGTCGATCCAACCCGTGCTGCAATTATTTATGCAGGTGAGCCTGTTTGGGCAGGTGTGTTTGGAAGAATCGCAGGCGAGCGATTGCCATTATTGGCTTTATTCGGTGGGTGTTTAGTGGTGCTTGGTGTTTTAGTCAGTGAATTAAAATTCAAAATATTAGAAAAGAAAAAAGAGAGCTGA
- a CDS encoding antibiotic biosynthesis monooxygenase family protein, translated as MIIEHVHLNIKPNQSEDFELAFQTAKEIIYPMEGLNAVQLIKHVEDQHRYILMVFWDHIENHTEGFRKSPEYQQWKALLHPFYDPMPVVEYYQPHILLKRKHPR; from the coding sequence ATGATTATTGAACATGTACATTTGAATATTAAACCAAATCAAAGTGAAGATTTCGAATTAGCCTTTCAAACTGCGAAAGAGATTATTTATCCAATGGAAGGTTTGAATGCTGTACAGCTCATTAAACATGTCGAAGACCAGCATCGCTATATTTTGATGGTCTTTTGGGATCATATTGAAAATCATACTGAAGGTTTTAGGAAATCTCCTGAATATCAGCAGTGGAAAGCATTATTACATCCATTTTATGATCCAATGCCTGTAGTAGAATATTATCAACCGCATATATTATTAAAAAGAAAGCACCCTAGGTGA
- a CDS encoding DUF4870 family protein, producing MNYSVDQDPNRTLTLVLYVLYIIAIFSGGLLAIIALIINYVKRSDVQGSIFESHFTWQIRTFWWYLAWNIIAFIPFFFLFFTGDNANAFAGVALSSTIFCGLVIFAAWVWIVYRAIRGLIALNDNKPMYQ from the coding sequence ATGAATTATTCCGTTGATCAAGATCCAAATCGTACTTTGACTTTGGTACTGTATGTACTTTATATCATTGCGATTTTTAGTGGTGGTTTATTGGCGATTATTGCTTTGATTATTAACTATGTAAAACGTAGTGATGTACAAGGTTCGATTTTTGAAAGCCATTTTACTTGGCAGATTCGGACTTTTTGGTGGTATTTGGCTTGGAATATCATTGCATTTATCCCATTTTTCTTTCTGTTTTTTACAGGCGATAATGCCAATGCTTTTGCAGGTGTCGCACTCTCAAGTACTATATTTTGTGGGTTAGTGATTTTTGCTGCATGGGTGTGGATTGTATATCGAGCAATTCGAGGTTTAATTGCATTAAATGATAATAAGCCAATGTATCAATAA
- a CDS encoding DUF1294 domain-containing protein: MRDQGRLVEWFDDKGYGFIQPNDAHKDRVFIHIKDFARTGPRPIVGCALEYVVILDERGRYRAQQATYLKASQVIEHHSKPAQPTSAKRWSVMQIGIVIYIVFMLIASFSKLLPPYTLLFVSLMNVVSYWLYAQDKEAAQLGNRRIPEQTLHIVDSLGGWCGGWLAQQKLRHKTHKQPFRKIYFCTIVFHILLICWLISPLNVFY, from the coding sequence ATGCGAGATCAAGGGCGTTTAGTTGAATGGTTCGATGATAAAGGCTATGGCTTTATTCAACCGAATGATGCACATAAAGATCGTGTCTTTATCCATATCAAAGACTTTGCTCGCACAGGGCCGCGCCCAATTGTGGGGTGTGCCTTGGAATATGTGGTCATTTTGGATGAGCGCGGTCGTTATCGCGCTCAGCAAGCAACTTATTTAAAAGCATCACAAGTAATTGAACATCACAGTAAACCTGCTCAGCCGACATCTGCCAAGCGTTGGTCAGTGATGCAGATTGGTATTGTGATTTATATTGTATTTATGCTGATTGCGAGCTTTAGCAAGTTATTGCCGCCGTATACTTTGCTGTTTGTTAGCTTGATGAATGTCGTTAGTTATTGGTTGTATGCGCAAGACAAAGAAGCAGCACAATTGGGGAATCGACGTATTCCAGAGCAGACTTTGCATATCGTGGATTCTTTGGGTGGTTGGTGTGGAGGATGGCTTGCTCAACAAAAACTGAGACATAAAACACACAAACAACCGTTTCGTAAGATTTATTTCTGTACCATAGTCTTTCATATATTGTTGATATGTTGGTTAATTTCTCCACTCAATGTGTTCTATTGA
- a CDS encoding homoserine kinase: MSVYTPLSLEEVQAFAEPYGLAVIGLIPIQGGIQNTNYFLVDQSQKHYVLTVFEELDAEGAGELVPVLDCLGKAGVPVAVPLKYNGQAIHSIADKPAQIAPRLMGEHPEEASIKQIQAIAQAQAKLHLALQDFPLERDFNRNHQYWSEVANQLRPQLIQADQELLNQVFHLFTVITQAYPNRPTGFIHSDLFRDNTLFEGEQLQGILDFYELNQDEWLFDIAISINDFCTAYPQAHLDIEKAEAFLGAYQSIRPLTQDELACLDIFLAMAACRFWSMRLQVAQKNAAEGRTGEDISQKDPMEMRMMLQNRLQQVLGLG; this comes from the coding sequence ATGTCGGTTTATACCCCGTTGAGTTTAGAAGAAGTTCAAGCATTCGCTGAGCCTTATGGTTTAGCGGTAATTGGCCTGATTCCAATCCAAGGCGGTATTCAAAACACCAATTATTTTTTGGTGGATCAATCACAGAAACACTATGTTTTAACGGTTTTTGAAGAATTAGATGCTGAGGGGGCAGGTGAACTGGTACCTGTACTGGATTGTTTGGGTAAGGCAGGCGTACCTGTGGCGGTGCCCTTAAAATACAATGGGCAGGCAATTCATAGCATTGCAGATAAACCTGCCCAGATTGCACCTCGTTTGATGGGGGAACATCCTGAAGAAGCCAGTATTAAACAAATACAGGCGATTGCTCAAGCGCAGGCAAAATTGCATTTGGCTTTGCAGGACTTTCCTTTGGAACGTGATTTTAATCGCAATCATCAATATTGGTCTGAAGTAGCAAACCAATTACGTCCTCAATTGATTCAAGCAGATCAAGAACTTTTAAATCAGGTCTTTCACTTATTTACAGTGATTACGCAAGCATATCCAAACCGACCAACAGGCTTTATTCATTCTGATTTATTTCGGGATAATACCTTATTTGAGGGTGAACAATTACAAGGCATTCTTGATTTTTATGAACTCAATCAAGATGAGTGGCTGTTTGATATTGCGATTAGTATCAATGACTTCTGTACAGCTTATCCGCAAGCCCATTTGGATATAGAAAAAGCTGAGGCATTCTTAGGTGCTTATCAAAGCATTCGTCCACTGACACAAGATGAATTGGCTTGTCTGGATATTTTCCTAGCGATGGCTGCTTGTCGTTTTTGGAGTATGCGTTTACAGGTCGCACAGAAAAATGCAGCAGAAGGGCGCACAGGTGAAGATATTTCACAAAAAGACCCTATGGAAATGCGCATGATGTTACAAAACCGTTTACAACAAGTTTTAGGTTTAGGGTAG
- the hisF gene encoding imidazole glycerol phosphate synthase subunit HisF produces MLAKRIIPCLDVDNGRVVKGVQFLDIRDAGDPVEVARRYNEQGADEITFLDITATHHGRDTTYRTVERMAESVFVPLTVGGGVRKVEDIRLLLNAGADKVSINSAAVFTPEFVQEASQRFGAQCIVVAIDAKKTGENKWEIFTHGGRKPTGIDAIEWAVKMADFGAGELLITSMDADGTKAGYDIALMRQINDRVNIPTIASGGVGNLQHLADGILKGGADAVLAASIFHFGQHTIPEAKQYLAEQGIEMRL; encoded by the coding sequence ATGCTCGCAAAACGTATTATCCCTTGCTTAGATGTTGATAATGGTCGAGTCGTCAAAGGCGTTCAATTCCTTGATATTCGTGACGCAGGTGACCCTGTCGAAGTCGCACGTCGCTATAACGAACAAGGCGCCGATGAAATTACCTTTTTAGATATTACTGCTACCCATCATGGACGTGATACGACTTACCGCACGGTAGAACGTATGGCAGAAAGCGTATTTGTACCGTTAACTGTAGGTGGTGGTGTCCGTAAAGTTGAAGATATTCGTTTATTACTAAATGCAGGTGCAGACAAAGTCAGTATCAACTCAGCAGCAGTATTTACGCCTGAGTTTGTTCAAGAAGCTTCGCAACGTTTTGGCGCACAATGTATTGTGGTCGCAATTGATGCAAAAAAAACTGGCGAAAACAAGTGGGAAATTTTCACTCACGGTGGTCGTAAGCCGACAGGAATTGATGCGATTGAATGGGCTGTGAAAATGGCTGACTTCGGTGCAGGTGAGTTGCTGATTACCAGTATGGATGCCGATGGAACTAAAGCAGGTTATGACATTGCCTTGATGCGTCAGATCAATGATCGTGTCAATATTCCGACCATTGCATCAGGTGGCGTGGGCAATTTACAACATTTGGCTGACGGGATTTTGAAAGGTGGCGCAGATGCGGTACTGGCTGCCTCTATTTTCCATTTTGGTCAACATACCATTCCCGAGGCTAAACAATATTTGGCTGAGCAAGGGATTGAAATGCGTCTTTAA
- a CDS encoding sterol desaturase family protein: MIKGFIAGLAVANAFEWFAHKYILHGVHRPGQPRYSPVPKSMESHWAHHREVRKQEFSDDCYVEGLDSWRTRNELMSLAVVAGVASVAFYPFSKGMSLAAVYSAGNYYYVHRRAHLEPDWAKRTIPWHYDHHMNSNQDANWCVTRPWFDYVMGTRVVSSADLKEANPLGLPLPAPLSKALTQAIESFFPAKWVEQKPKLVTSPVADVEQQESVA; this comes from the coding sequence ATGATTAAGGGTTTTATTGCAGGTTTGGCCGTTGCAAATGCATTTGAATGGTTTGCTCATAAGTATATTTTGCACGGTGTACATCGTCCGGGTCAGCCACGTTACAGTCCTGTACCAAAAAGTATGGAATCGCATTGGGCACATCATCGTGAAGTTCGTAAGCAAGAGTTTTCTGATGATTGTTATGTTGAAGGTTTGGACAGCTGGCGTACACGTAATGAATTAATGTCACTTGCTGTTGTGGCAGGTGTTGCCAGTGTGGCGTTTTATCCTTTTTCAAAAGGGATGTCGTTGGCAGCAGTTTATAGTGCAGGCAATTATTATTATGTACATCGCCGTGCGCATCTTGAACCTGATTGGGCAAAGCGTACTATTCCTTGGCATTACGATCATCATATGAATTCGAATCAAGATGCGAACTGGTGTGTAACGCGACCATGGTTTGATTATGTCATGGGCACACGCGTGGTTTCATCTGCTGATTTAAAAGAAGCCAATCCACTCGGTCTACCGTTACCTGCGCCACTTTCAAAAGCATTGACCCAAGCGATCGAGTCGTTTTTTCCCGCGAAATGGGTCGAGCAAAAACCAAAGTTAGTGACGTCACCTGTAGCCGATGTGGAGCAACAAGAATCAGTTGCTTAG